Sequence from the Methanomassiliicoccus sp. genome:
TGGACCCGATATAACCATGGCCAGTGGAGAAGGGAAGGTCCTGGTGATGGACGATGAGGAGTACATACTGGACGTCATGGGCGAGATGATCAGGGCGCTGGGCTACGAGGTGGGGACGGCTCACGATGGCAGCGAAGCGTTGGAGGAGTACCAGCGGGCCCTCGATTCGGGCAAGAGGTACGATCTGGTCATAATGGACCTGACCAACCCCCGGGGCTTAGGAGGCAAGGAGGCGATCGCGTTGCTGTTGAAGCTCGACCCCCAGGCCCGGGCCCTGGTCTCCTCTGGATACTCCAACGATCCGGTCATGTCCGACTTCCGGCACTATGGCTTCGTAGGCGTACTGCCCAAGCCGTACCAGCTGGAGGAGCTGTCGTATGCCATCAAGCAGGGGCTCGTCGGCTCCAGGGCAAATGCCGGACAGGGCTGCGCCCACTCAACGGACGGTAAGGACGCTGTGCTATCCGGCGGCGATGCCGGTCACATTACCCCTTGACCGTCATCTCATAGGCACCCAGATGTTCAGAGCGACACATGCTCATGGCCGGTCTCGCTGCCATCCAGGACCTCCTCGACCTGCAGACCCGAGGCCGGGGAGAACGTGACCATCCGGGAAGGATAAAGGTGCACAGGACGTCTACCGCACCTTGACGTCCTTGCGGCAGCGGGACAGGATGTGGTCCCGGACGAGGGGGAGGTCCTCTATCGGAGCGTACACCTGGTTGCGCGACAGGCTTCCGTTCAGGTATATCGTATCTCTCTTCGGGCTGAACCTTATCGACCGGACCTCGGAGAACCTGGTGTACATGCTCTGCCGGCTCGCTGCCAGGAGGCCCGCCCCGGCCGCGGTGAGGTTCCCGCCGGCCAGTCCGGCCAGCGCGGTGAGCAGACCCATCGCTTTGGCCCGGTCGTACTGCCTCTTCAGCTGGATGTGGTGTACGCCCTTGTCGTCCATTCTGAACAGCACCTGGTACTTTCCACCATAGATGATGCCGATCATCAGGTACGCCACCACCAGGAGGACGCCGAGGATGGCGCCGCATATCGCCAGCACGGTGAGCGCCAGGGTCCCCGCCTCAGCGATGCCGTTCTCCAGGCCCAGGACGAAGGCCAGCACCACGGGCACGGCCAGGGAGAGCATGAGCACCTTGGCCACGGTGATCAATATGACCGGGTTCTTCCAGAACGATAGCTCATACACCCAGGTCAGCGTACCGTTCTGGTCCTTGACGATGTTGCCTATTATCCTCTCACCCCCATTCCCCCGACCACCAAACGTGGCCGAACGACACAGTTCTCGCAAAAACCGCAACATCGTCGATGGCGGACCCACAGTTCTCACAGAGCATTGGTATGAGTCTCCCCCTTCTCCGTATCCAGTATCCATCTTAGATATTTGAACAATGCCAGGGACCACACCCCGGCCGCCCCCAAAACACCGACGCCTAGCAAGAGCATTTTTTAGATAACAATGGACTGAGCTTTAATATTGGATTTTTTTTATATTAGATATTCAAAAATGGTGGGGCCGTCCGGATTTGAACCGGAGACAAGGCGTCCCGAACGCCCTAGTTATGCCAAGCTAGCCTACGGCCCCGTGAGTAGGATGGGCTAATAATGACTCATGTTAAATAGCTATCGTCAAGCTGGGAATTTATGTGAATGAGAGCCATCTTATCTCAGTACCGCACTTAGTGATCCCTGCACTCTAACGCGGCTTGGAGTATCTACAACTCAAGTCAGACTTAAGCTCGCAGCTGGGTTCGGTCATTTGCTATGGACGCCCGAAACGTCCCCCTCATCGCCCGCTGCATGTGGCTGGTAGATCAACAGCCTGCTCGCATCAGACCTGCCAAGGCGAGCAATGATCCTGGAGGCATTGAGATCAGCGTTGAGTTGGAAGCCGCACTTCACACAGTGGAACTCGTTTCCCTTCCGGCTCTTCTTGTCGATCCACCCGCACCTGGAACACCATTGTGATGTGCAGGTTGGGTCGACAAGGACGACCGCCTTTCCCATTTCCTCGGCTTTGTATCGAAGAAAGACCTCCAGCTGATGATACGCCCAGCTGCGAAGCCTCCCCCTTGTCCTCCGGTCCAGCCACCTACACATATTGATGTTGGCCAGATCCTCCAGGGCGAACACCGCAAACTCCGTGCTCGCAATAATCTTAGAGATACGATGGTTCTCGCAGGTCACAAACCGTCTCTCTCGCCCGGACTGCTTTCTTAACCTTCTTATCGCCGAGCGAGTGCCTACCGCCTGCAGCTCCGCTTTGTTCTTCGCATACCTTCCCCTTGTGGCATTGATCTGAGAGGAATTGAAGAACATGTTATTGGAGCAAACAGCCACGTTCTTCAAACCACGATCTATACCCAGGATATCACCTTTGCTCTGAGCTAATACTTCACGATTCTCGACAACGACGTTGAGAAAGAACAGCTTGGTGATCTTGTTCCAGACCAGATTGGATATTTTACACTTCCAGTCCTTGTACTTTTCCAGATAGGCGTACAAGACTACCGGAGCATGAATTCTTCCTTCAATGGAATATAAGCTCACCGTTCCTGAGCTGAAGTAGACCTTGGCTTCCTTCCAGGGGTACCTCACAGCAGCATACGTCCTCCTTTTTGGAACCGCCCTACACTTACATCTCTTCAGCGCCTCACAGGCAACGTCCTTGGAACTCTGGATAAGTCCAGCGCCCAACTTGGGTACCGCTGCCCTGGTATCATAATATATCTCGTACTGGAGCCTGCGCTTGTCCCAGCAGTGATGCTCATACCCCCACCGCGCCGCGTGGTCGAACGCCCGGGTGTACTCCTCCATGGTCCTGAGCAGCGAGCCCTTCTGCTCCTCCGTCAGGACGAGCTTCAGCCTCACCGTGCGCATCACGACCGCTTATCGGCACATCCCACGATGACGATGTCCAGTACAGTTAGGCTGATAGATTTGACAAGGCCTCGGCCTGCCCCGAACATCCAGTCTTACATCTTTTGTCGTATAGCTCCTACGACACTTATAAATACACAGCCAGTTACTCCCGGACGCGATGAGGGAGCAGCTGCGGGAGAAGATCGCAGGGGAGATCACGCTCTCTGCGGACGCGGGGAAGACCATCCGCAAGTGGAGGGAGGAGTTCGGCATCTCCCAGCAGGAGATGGCGCGGAACCTGGGAATATCGCCGTCGGTCATCAGCGACTATGAGTCTGGACGCAGAAAATCGCCGGGCATCGCCATCATCCGGCGCATGGTCGACGGGCTCATAGACCTGGACGAGCGCTCCGGGGGGAGGGTGCTGAAGAAGTACGACCTCGGGGAGAAGCACGACTGCATCATCAGCATCAACGAGTTCCGCACCAGCCTGGCCGCGTCGGAGTTCATGGACATCATCGAGGCCGATACCCTCAACGAGGGCATCTCCCTGGAACGCCACATTCACGGTTACACCATCATCGACTCCATCAAGGCCATAACCTCGCTGTCCTCGTTCGACTACCTCAAGATCTATGGATGGTCGAGCGAGCGGGCCCTGATCTTCACCGGGGTCAAGTTCGGCCGCTCCCCCATGATCGCCATTCGCGCCCATCCGCTGAAGCCGAGCATGGTCGGTTACCACCGCCCGGAGCACGTGGACGAGCTGGCCATCAAGCTGGCGACCCTCGAGGGGATACCGCTTATCAAGACGGAGATGCCGGTCAACACCATGATCGACCGTCTCAAGAAGCTCATTTAGGAGGAATGCAATGGAAGTAGGCATTGTCAGCTACGGGGCGTACCTGCCCCGGTACAGGATCACCCCGCAGGAGATAGGCAGGGTGTGGGGGACCGACGGAGAGCAGATGAGCAAGAACCTGCTGATCCTCTCCAAATCCGTCCCCTCGCCTGACGAGGACGTCATAACCATCTCCATCGAGGCGGCCAGGAACATGTTGCGGCGCTGCGAGGTCAACCCCCAGGACATCGGTGCGATTTATGTCGGCTCGGAGTCGCATCCCTATGCGGTCAAGCCCACCGGGACCGTGGTGGCCGAGGCCATCGGGGCCGGCCCCAACCTCACGGTGGCGGACTATGAGTTCGCCTGCAAGGCCGGCACGGCCGCCATCCAGACCTGCATGGGCCTGGTCGGTTCGGGCATGATCAAGTACGGCGTGGCCATCGGCGCCGACACCTCCCAGGGAGCGCCCGGGGACGCCCTGGAGTTCTCCGCCTCGGCCGGCGGGGCTGCGTACCTCATCGGCTCCGAGAAGGTGATCGCCCGGATAAACAAGACCTGCTCCTACACCACGGACACGCCGGACTTCTGGCGCCGAGAGGGGCAGTGCTACCCCTCCCACGGTGGCCGCTTCACCGGCGAGCCGGCCTACTTCAAGCACATACTGGCCGCGGCCAAGAACCTCTTCGGTGTCATGGGCACCAAGCCTACCGACTATCAGTACGCGGTGTTCCACCAGCCCAACGGCAAGTTCCCGGTGAGGGTCGCCAAGCAGCTCGGTTTCACCGAACAGCAGATCGAGGTGGGGCTCCTGACGCCGTTCATCGGCAACACCTACTCCGGCGCCGTGCCCCTTGGTCTGGCGTCCGTTCTGGACGTTGCCGAGCCGGGGCAGCGCATCTTCGCTGTGGCCTACGGTTCCGGGGCGGGCTCGGACGCCTTCGACATCACCGTGACGGACGAGATAAAGGAGCTGCGTCGGGAGAGGGCGCCCACGGTCAAGGAGCTGGTGGAGAGGAAGAAGTTCCTGGACTACGCCACCTACGCCAAGTATCGGGGCAAGATCAGGATGAAGGAGGGAGCAGAATGAGAGAGGTAGCGATCATCGGCATCGGGGACACCAAGTTCGGGGAGCTGTGGGACCAGTCCTTCCGTGACCTGGGCATACAGGCGGGGCTGTCCGCGGTGGGGGATGCCAACCTGTCGGGCGAGGAGATAGACGCGCTGTACGTGGGCAACATGTCCGCGGGGAAGTTCATCGAGCAGGAGCACATCGGGGCGCTCATAGCCGACTACTCTGGCCTGGCGCGGGACCACATCCCCGCCACCAGGGTGGAGGCGGCCGGCGCGTCGGGGGCCCTGGCGTTCCGTCAGGGGTATCTGGCAGTGGCCTCGGGCATGCACGACATAGTGGTCGTCGGCGGGGCCGAGAAGATGACCGACGTCGGCGACGTGCTGTCCACGGAGATCCAGGCCACGGCGGCGGACCAGCAGTGGGAGACGGCCTTCGGGGCCACCTTCCCCTCCTTGCACGCCCTCATCGCCCGACGGCACATGCACGAGTACGGCACCACCAGGGAGCAGATGGGCATGGTGGCGGTGAAGAACCACAAGCACGGTTCCCTCAACCCCAAGGCGCAGTACCAGAAGGAGATCAAGCTGGACGCCGTCCTGAAATCCCCTCCGGTGGCCGAGCCCCTGGGGATGTTCGACTGCGCACCCATATCCGACGGCGCGGCCGCGGTGGTGCTGTGCTGCATGGACAAGGCGCGGAAGTACACCGACACGCCGGTGAAGGTGCTCGCCTCCGGGCAGGCCTCGGACACGCTGGCGCTGGCGCACCGCGAGAGCATCACCCGCTTCGACGCCACCACCGTGGCGGCGCAAAGGGCCTTCAAGCAGGCGGACACCGACGCTTCGGGCATCCAGGTGGCGGAGGTGCATGACAACTTCACCATCTCCGAGATCCTGGCCGTGGAGGACCTGGGCTTCTTCCCCAAGGGGGAAGGGGGCAAGGCCACGGCCGAGGGGCAGACCGCGCTGGGAGCGAAGATCGCCGTCAACACCTCCGGCGGGCTCAAGGCGCGCGGCGACCCCATCGGGGCCACCGGCATCGCCCAGGTCGTGGAGCTGGTGTACCAGCTGCGGGGGCAGGCGGGCAAGCGGCAGGTCGCCGGGGCCGAGCGCGGCCTTGCCCACAATGTCGGAGGGACCGGGGCCACGGCCATCGTCACCATCCTGGGGAGGGTGAACTAAATGACCGTCGCCAGGTTCTGGAGGGAGAACGAGTCCCGGTACAACCTCATCGGGACGAAGTGCGGCAACTGCGGGCGGCTGTACTTCCCGCCGCGGTCGGTGTGCCCGGTATGCCACCGCAAGAGCTTGGGGAAGATGGAGCACTTCCATCTGGATGGAAAGGGAGAGGTCCTGTCCTTCTCCATCGTCCATGACGCCCCCTCGCAGTTCGAGCTGCAGAAGCCGTACGTCATCGCCATAATAATGATGGACGAGGGCATCCGCCTCACCGGTCAGATCATCGACTGCGATCCCGCGGACGTGACCATAGGCATGAAGGTCCAGGCCACTATCCGCAAGGTCGGTGAGGAGGGAGCATCGGGCATCATCCACTATGGGTACAAGTTCATGCCCCTGCGGTGATCAAACCCCTTCTTGATCCATTTTTCTAACTGTCCGGTTCCAGCTCCGCGGCGAAGGGCTGGGGCACGAACAGCACACGGTAGCTGAGCGACACCCTGCCTCCATTGTCCTTCGTGGGCAGCGGCACCGACCCCTGGGGCCACAGGACCGCGGCCAGGCCGGTCTCCTCGGAACGGGAGCCTCCGTCCAGCACCACGCCCAGGGCGGGGGACGCCCCGGTGTTGGAGATCTCCGCCGACCTCAGCTCCAGGCGCGGCATGTGGTCGGCGGTGGCCCGGTCGAGCAGGGACGCCGCCTGCCGCATGTGCTTCAGCGCACCGGCGGTGCTCTTGGATGAAAATGAAGCGCGGAACTCCTGGGACCATCCGCCGTCTGCGCCCAAGCTCTCAGCGAAGGGCTCCAGCTGCTCGTAGCGGCGGTACAGCTCCCGAAGCTCCGTTACCTCCGCCACGGTGGCCTCGGAGAGCACCTCGGCCTCGCGGACCAGGCAGGCGGCCCGGTCCAACTTCCCTTCGGCCAGGTACCTCTCGGCATCCTTCAGCAGGGCGTTGACCGCCTCCAAGCTGCCCTTCTTGCCGGCGATGGCCTTGGCCTTGTTGCCCTTGGCGATGATGGCCTTGTTCACCTTGGTCCTCATGGCGGCGATGGCCCCGCTCGCGCCCACCCCGGCCTCCAGGTCGCAGAGGTGGCGGTCCAGGAGCGGCAGGGCCTCCCCGGGAATGTCCTTCAGGGTGAGCCCCAGGAATGGATAGAGGCGGGCAAGGTTGACCAGTTCGGAGAGGCTCCGCTTGGCGGCATGCCGCCGTTCCCTCTCGAAGATCCGCTCCGCCCGCAGCAGGTCACGGTTCATGTCCTCGTACCTGCCCTCGGCCAGCCCCTTGCCGGCGGAGTCCAGGAGGGAGGTGATGGGGGCGCCGCTAACGGCGTCCTTGGCGGTCAGCCTTGCCCGCACCTCTTGGAGGCGGCGGGAGCATCCTTGGTGCCAGCGGACCGCAGCATCGGCCGAAGCTTGGCAGGGTATGATGATGGACCAGCACCCCTCGTACGAACCCTCTTCCAGTGCCTCCTGGGCCTGGGTCAGGAGCTTCATGGTCTCGGCGACCAGGAGGGAGCCTGGGGGCAATGTGGACAGCTGCACCCGGACCTTGTCCAGGGATGATGCGCAGCTCTCCTTCAGCCCCTTCATGCCCTGTATGCGCTCGCGGTACCGCTCGATCGCCCCCGGCACCTCCGCATAGCGGCGGCGCTCCACGAACCCGGAGATGGTGTGCCTCTCCCTTGCTTTCAGACCTTCGAGGTCGATCCCGGTGATGCCGGTTACGTCGACCTCCTTCTCCACGCCCTCCACCTTATTCCTGGTCTGCTCCCAGAAGGCGATGCTGGCGCTGTGCTCCGCCCGCCGCGCCATCTCCGTCACGAGGTTGAAGCGACCGCTGGAACGGTATCTGCGGGCCTGCTCCAGCAGCATCCTGGCCTCCCTTACCTCGAAACCCAGGGAAGATATCTCCTCCAGGACCCCGTCGACCCGTCCCAGCTCCTGCTGTGAGGCCTGCATGACGTTCACGACCTGTGCGGTCTCGCTGCGGGCGAAGCGTATCGCACGGAGGGCGTCCGCGTACCTCTGATCGGCCAGGAGGCTCTCGGCCTTCTCGATCACCGCCATGGTGCTGACCTCATCCCTCCCCAGGTCCTCTTGGTCGAGCGTGCTCTTAAGCTCCCCGATCTCTGACTGGATGCCCTCATTGATCAGGTCGGTAAGCCGCTTCTGGAGATCCTTGAGTTGGGACATGGCCTCTGCCGCCTTGCCCTCTTTCGCCAGACCGGCCGCGACCTCCATCTCCTCCTCGCCCTCTATGGCCGGGTCGATCTGCCTGGCGACGGGGAGGAGGTGCTGAACCTCCTGCACCTTGCGGGGGACCAGGATGTGGGCGCCGATGGTCTCGGCCTCCCTGTAGCAGTTGCGGGCTGAGGTCCTGGCCCCATCGTAGAGCCCGGCCTCGAACAGCCTCTTGGTCTCCTTCAGAAGAGGCTGGACCTTGCTCCCGGGCGGTATCTGTATCTCGCTGGTGAGGCGGGAGAGGAGCACGATGAGGTCATAGACCTCGTTATGCAGCGCCGTGGTCTTCTCCAGCTCCTTCTCCGCCGCCTGGAGCTTGGCGAAGGACACCTCCACCTCGAAGGACGACAGGGCCCTGGTGCCCTCTTCCGCAAGCTGGTCCACGTGCTCCGTGGTGACCCCCTTGCGGTGGGCGGCCGACGATGCCCTCTGCAGTTGTGCGAAGTTACGCGCCAGCTCCTCCTTGACCTGCACCCGCGCATGGTTGTACGTCTCCGCCAGCGACCTCAAGGCCTCCGAGGGCTCGGAATCGTCCGAGCTCATGGTGGAGCTCCACAGGTCGATGGTCTGGGGGTCGATCCCAATCTGCCTTCCGATGCTGAGCAGGGACAGGGTCTGCTCCCTCAAGGTGACCAGGGACGCCCTCTTTATGGCGTTGGCCTCCTCCACGGCCTCCTGGGCGAGCATGAAGGACGGCTTCCATTCCCTCTGTTCTATGAGCTCCCGGGCCTGCTTGACCTTATCGCGGACCTCGGAGAGGTTGGCACCCACATAGTTGGATGAGGTGACCTGCTCCGCCTCCACCACGGCCAGCCGCGCTGCGGACATCAGCGCGGCCTCCAGGGCCGTGCTGATGCTGCTGAGACGCTCTGCGATCCCTTTCAGGTAACCGTTCCGGAGGTCCTCCTCGATCTCCTCCAGCACCCCGGAGTCGTCCTCTACCGGCGCTCCCATGGACAGCCCTGCGGCCACTTTCAGCTCGCTCTCTAGAATCTGCGGTCCCAACCCATCCAGCACCGTGCGCAGGATCACCTCCCGGGCCTGAGTGAGCCCTCCGAGGGTGTCCGCGAGCCGACCGGCCAGGGCGGCCTCGCGCGCGGCCTGTACCATCTCCCCCGCCTCAGGGGACACCACCTTCATGGCCCTGGCCTCCAGGAAGACCTCCTTGGTCTGGTCCAGCACCGCCTCCATCTCCGCTATCTCCTCCAGGCGCCTGTCCAGCTCCTCCGAGGCGTCTCGCACCAGGTCCAGGGCCTCCCGGCCTCTGCCCATGGCCGTCTCCTGCCGGGAGTCCTCCAGCATGGTGAGCAGGGGAGTGATATCCAGGTTGAACCGCCGGGCGATGACCAGGCGGGGACGCATTCCCTCGATGGCCTTCAGGACCACCTCGGCCTCCCCGTCGCGCAAGGCCTTCTCGGCCCGCCTCAGCCACTCCAGGGCCTCCTCGCTCTGCCCGGCTTTCGCTGCCTCCGTCGCCTTCTTGCTGGCGGTGGCGAACCGGCCTATGTTCGCTCCCTGCTCACGCAGCCAGTAGGAACGCGGCACCTGCTCGGCGAGCCGGTTCTGGACCGAGACCGAAAGCAGAGGGGATAAGGCCTTCTGCCCCTCGCCCAGGAGGAACATGGCCTCCTCGAACTGCCCGTGAGCAAGGCACTCCTGGGCCCTGGCCACCGGCCCGGAGACGGGGGACATGTCCCCGCCCACTGCCACCTGCTCCGCCGTTTCCAGCAAGGAAGCGGAGCGGTCCCCAATGAGCTTGGAGAAGGATTCATGGACGCCCTTGTAGCATGCGGCGAGCCGGTTCAGGGACTCCTCCAGGTTGCCGTCGCCATGCATCTTGACGGCCCTGGCCAGCGCCTGCTTCTTGGCCGCGGTGGCGATGCCCTCCCTCTCTGCCAGATCTATGGAGCGCTTCACCTGGGCGAACATGTCCGATATCCGGCGGTCAGCGTATGCCTTCACCGATTCCAAGGTGTCTCGGGCCTCGGTCATGGCCTCCCCGGGCCGGCCCTCTTCCAGAGACCGGCGGGAGCTCTCCAGCAGCTCCTCCAATCGCTGGCGCTCCTCTCCATTATCCTCTATCATGGCCAGCATGCCACCGGCAGAGGTGAGGACATCGTTGACCATATCCGCCTGCAGCCTCTCGGCCGTGGCGCAGGCGCTCTCAGCGGCGGCAAGGGCCGCGTTATAGTCCCGCTTGCCAAATGCCGTGCGCCCATCGGTCAGCGCCTTCTGCGCGTCTTTAGCATCAATACCTATGGAGACGGCCGAAGCTACCGCTCTCTCGGCCTCGGCGAGCTTGTCCTCTGCCGATTTGCGGAACTTGGCCGCATCCTTCGCCTTCTGCTCCAGCTGCTTGGTGAGCTGGAGTTGCTTAAGATAATCGCTGGTCAAGCCGTGATCCCGGTCCCGTCCCTCGTGCGGGCCAAGCCCAATGATTTTACGGTCTAGGCTTAAGCGTTTTGCTGTGAGAATCGAACTGGATTATATGCAACAGGCATTAATCAAATACGGTCTATCAAGACACCTTCACGGTGTCGGAAGGCCTGGAGGGAACAGGCCCAGGTCACTTATGCAGGCCGACGAAGGCCACCCTCTCCAGGACCAGGTCCTCGAAGCGGTCTGCAGGCACGGCCCTCAGCTCCTCGTGGGAGATGCCGAACCGCAGGGCCTTCTCCACCGAGGCCTCGAGGACGGCGTCATCCCTGTCCAGACTGTGGTCGCGTAATACTTTCTGTAGGTCCTGGACGTTGAACAGGACGAGCGCTATGCGCTCGCACCCGACCTTGAGCCCCATTTTCCTAGTGGCTTTGGAGATCTGCCTTTCCCCGGATGCGTACAACATCGTTTCCATGGCCAGGTTGGTGGAGGCGTTGACGCCCCTCTCGAACGCCCTTTTCGCATGCATCGTTGCCGATATCAGATGGTCCCGGCCGCATATCATGTCAGCATCGAGAGCCAGCCCCTCCCCGCCGCCTATGGACTGGAGGGCGGATATGAAAACCTTGGTGTCCTGAACCTGTCCTCTCACGCCCAGGATGTCAATCTTCACCATTCTGCATGGGAATCTTTGCCCGGGGTAATGAAAATTTCGGCACCGAAAGCGGCCTTCGTTCGAACATCGTGCTTTTATGGAGGGAAGGGACCGCCAAGAGGAAATGTTTATAATAGGCAAAGCAGGTGGCGCCGACATCGATGTCCAGGGGGCATCGGGGTTGGTATGATGGTAATGGACAAGGTCACGGTGAGGTCCCCGGCAACCCTATCAAATCTAGGTTCCGGTTTCGACGTCTTCGGCATGGCGCTTCGCGAGCCGTTCGATGAGATCGAAGCGAGGTGCATCCCCGGCCACGATGTGGTCATCGAGGCGGTCGAGGGATGGGGGGCCGAAAGCATAACCACTGCTGCGGAGAGGAACTCTGCAGGAGTGGCGGCCATGTCCGTCCTGGCCCGGGCCAACGCCGACTTCGGCGTGGCCATAAGGATAAAGAAGGGGATCCGCCCAGCCTCGGGCATAGGTTCCTCGGGGGCCTCCGCGGCGGGGGGCGCATGCGCGGCCAACCTCCTGCTGGACAAACCCCTCCGGCCGGAAGAGCTGGTCTTCAGCGCGGCCAAGGCCGAGCAGACCACCTCGGGCAGCTTCCACGCCGACAACGTGGGTCCGGCGGTGATGGGCGGCTTTACGATAATCAAGTCCTACGATCCCTTCGAGATCCTGAGGGTCGATCCCCCGCGGAACCTGGGAGTGGTGGTCACCATGCCCGACTTCCTGGTGAGCACCAAGGAAGCGCGCAAGGTGCTGCCGGCACAGGTGCCCCTGAAAAGCATGATCTACGAGGTGGGCAACGCCTCCTCACTGGTGCTGGGCATGTGCCGCGGGGACGTCGAGCTCATAGGGAGGAGCATGAAGGACGTGGTCATTGAGCCCGCCCGCGCTCCCCTGAACCATCACCTCCAAGAGGCGGAGAGCGCGGCCAAGGACGCGGGCGCGGCCGGGGTCTTCCTGGGCGGGTCGGGTCCGTGCGTCATCGCCATCTACGATCTGGAGCAAAGAGAGGGAAGGGACATCGCCGCGGCGGTACGGGACGTGTACGGACGCCACGGCATCAACAGCGATACCTGGGTGACCACCTGGGGAGACGGATGCAGGAGGGTGTGATATGAATAAGGTAAGGTGCTACGAGTGCGGTGCGGACGTAGAGGACCCCCTCCTGGACTCCTGCCCCAAGTGCGGGGGCCTGCTGACCATCGAGTTGGATCTGGACGCTGCGGCGGGGATACGGCCGTACGACCTCCGGAAGAGGCCTCTGGGGGTCTGGCGCTATGCACCCTTCCTGCCGGTCGACGCCTCCAAGGCCATCTCCCTCCTGGAGGGCGGCACACCGCTGTACGACTGCCGGAACCTTGTGAGTAAGGTCGGCATCAAGAGCTTGCACGTCAAGTACGAGGGCGCCAACCCTACCGGATCGTTCAAGGACCGCGGCATGACCGTGGGCGTGTCCCGCGCCCTGGAGCTGGGCTGTAAGACCGTGGGGTGCGCCTCCACCGGGAACACCTCCGCGTCCCTGGCGGCCTATGCTGCCAAGGGGGGACTGCGGTGCGTGGTGCTCCTGCCCTCAGGTAAGGTCGCCGCGGGGAAGCTGGCGCAGGCCATGTTCTACGGCGCCAAGGTGGTCATGGTTGACGGGAACTTCGATGACGCCCTGGCGGTGGTGAAGCAGCTGGCGCGGGAGCGGGAGCTGTACCTGCTTAACAGCGTCAACCCCTATCGCCCCGAAGGGCAGAAGACCGTGGCCTTCGAGATAGTGGACCAGCTGAACTTCGAGGTCCCCGACCGCATCATCCTCCCGGTGGGCAACGCCGCCAACATCTGGGCGGTGTACAAGGCCTTCAAGGAGTGGCGGTCCCTGGGATGGATCGACAGGATCCCCATGCTCACCGGCATCCAGGCCTCGGGCTCCGCACCCATAGTGGAGGC
This genomic interval carries:
- the tnpB gene encoding IS200/IS605 family element transposase accessory protein TnpB yields the protein MRTVRLKLVLTEEQKGSLLRTMEEYTRAFDHAARWGYEHHCWDKRRLQYEIYYDTRAAVPKLGAGLIQSSKDVACEALKRCKCRAVPKRRTYAAVRYPWKEAKVYFSSGTVSLYSIEGRIHAPVVLYAYLEKYKDWKCKISNLVWNKITKLFFLNVVVENREVLAQSKGDILGIDRGLKNVAVCSNNMFFNSSQINATRGRYAKNKAELQAVGTRSAIRRLRKQSGRERRFVTCENHRISKIIASTEFAVFALEDLANINMCRWLDRRTRGRLRSWAYHQLEVFLRYKAEEMGKAVVLVDPTCTSQWCSRCGWIDKKSRKGNEFHCVKCGFQLNADLNASRIIARLGRSDASRLLIYQPHAAGDEGDVSGVHSK
- a CDS encoding helix-turn-helix domain-containing protein, with protein sequence MREQLREKIAGEITLSADAGKTIRKWREEFGISQQEMARNLGISPSVISDYESGRRKSPGIAIIRRMVDGLIDLDERSGGRVLKKYDLGEKHDCIISINEFRTSLAASEFMDIIEADTLNEGISLERHIHGYTIIDSIKAITSLSSFDYLKIYGWSSERALIFTGVKFGRSPMIAIRAHPLKPSMVGYHRPEHVDELAIKLATLEGIPLIKTEMPVNTMIDRLKKLI
- a CDS encoding hydroxymethylglutaryl-CoA synthase; protein product: MEVGIVSYGAYLPRYRITPQEIGRVWGTDGEQMSKNLLILSKSVPSPDEDVITISIEAARNMLRRCEVNPQDIGAIYVGSESHPYAVKPTGTVVAEAIGAGPNLTVADYEFACKAGTAAIQTCMGLVGSGMIKYGVAIGADTSQGAPGDALEFSASAGGAAYLIGSEKVIARINKTCSYTTDTPDFWRREGQCYPSHGGRFTGEPAYFKHILAAAKNLFGVMGTKPTDYQYAVFHQPNGKFPVRVAKQLGFTEQQIEVGLLTPFIGNTYSGAVPLGLASVLDVAEPGQRIFAVAYGSGAGSDAFDITVTDEIKELRRERAPTVKELVERKKFLDYATYAKYRGKIRMKEGAE
- a CDS encoding thiolase domain-containing protein encodes the protein MREVAIIGIGDTKFGELWDQSFRDLGIQAGLSAVGDANLSGEEIDALYVGNMSAGKFIEQEHIGALIADYSGLARDHIPATRVEAAGASGALAFRQGYLAVASGMHDIVVVGGAEKMTDVGDVLSTEIQATAADQQWETAFGATFPSLHALIARRHMHEYGTTREQMGMVAVKNHKHGSLNPKAQYQKEIKLDAVLKSPPVAEPLGMFDCAPISDGAAAVVLCCMDKARKYTDTPVKVLASGQASDTLALAHRESITRFDATTVAAQRAFKQADTDASGIQVAEVHDNFTISEILAVEDLGFFPKGEGGKATAEGQTALGAKIAVNTSGGLKARGDPIGATGIAQVVELVYQLRGQAGKRQVAGAERGLAHNVGGTGATAIVTILGRVN
- a CDS encoding Zn-ribbon domain-containing OB-fold protein is translated as MTVARFWRENESRYNLIGTKCGNCGRLYFPPRSVCPVCHRKSLGKMEHFHLDGKGEVLSFSIVHDAPSQFELQKPYVIAIIMMDEGIRLTGQIIDCDPADVTIGMKVQATIRKVGEEGASGIIHYGYKFMPLR
- a CDS encoding homoserine kinase, which produces MVMDKVTVRSPATLSNLGSGFDVFGMALREPFDEIEARCIPGHDVVIEAVEGWGAESITTAAERNSAGVAAMSVLARANADFGVAIRIKKGIRPASGIGSSGASAAGGACAANLLLDKPLRPEELVFSAAKAEQTTSGSFHADNVGPAVMGGFTIIKSYDPFEILRVDPPRNLGVVVTMPDFLVSTKEARKVLPAQVPLKSMIYEVGNASSLVLGMCRGDVELIGRSMKDVVIEPARAPLNHHLQEAESAAKDAGAAGVFLGGSGPCVIAIYDLEQREGRDIAAAVRDVYGRHGINSDTWVTTWGDGCRRV
- a CDS encoding threonine synthase, with protein sequence MNKVRCYECGADVEDPLLDSCPKCGGLLTIELDLDAAAGIRPYDLRKRPLGVWRYAPFLPVDASKAISLLEGGTPLYDCRNLVSKVGIKSLHVKYEGANPTGSFKDRGMTVGVSRALELGCKTVGCASTGNTSASLAAYAAKGGLRCVVLLPSGKVAAGKLAQAMFYGAKVVMVDGNFDDALAVVKQLARERELYLLNSVNPYRPEGQKTVAFEIVDQLNFEVPDRIILPVGNAANIWAVYKAFKEWRSLGWIDRIPMLTGIQASGSAPIVEAFRSGKRDFVPEEHPETVATAIRIGNPASGKKALRAIFDTKGYAESVTDEEILAAQKLLGRSEGVGVEPASAASIAGLLKLVDSGIVSRDERVVCICTGNVLKDPDTVMHSCEEILKAKPTAEDVRRVIS